The DNA sequence AGCCATTTGAGCACCGGCATAGCGAGGTGTCGAGCCACGGACGTCACGCACAGTCGCCAATACAACTGAGCCTGTCTTCAAACGCCCGGATACTGCGCGAAAAAAATGTTCGCCAGTCATCGTAATTCACTTTCAGAAACCTGATTCCAGCACTCCCAGAATGTCTGGCTTGGATCTGAATAAACGCGAAGCATTGCAGCTGCAATTTTCTTTGGATCATGCCATTTCTCAACAAATCGCCGTGACTCTTGTCCTGCTTTTCGTAGCCCTTCTACATCTCGGAGATTTGCACGCAATGTCGCCAAGAGATTTTCTGGGTTTACCTGAATCAACGGCAACTCATTTCGCATTTGTTCTGGAATATACTCCAGATCTTCTTGTCTTATATAGCACATGACAGGCTTACCCATTGCCATCATCTCGACTGCAAATGCCCCGTACCATCCAACCCGCAGTTGATCAATAACTAAGTCTGCTTGCTTATATAACTCCATTGCTTGCTGGTGAGGAATGCCCTCGATAAACAGCCATTCGAGATCAAACTCACCTTCAAGAGCACTCGCTGCCTCTTCGATAACTTTGGTCCCTTTAACCGCGCGATTTGTTGGTGCGTGCAGAATCTTCAACTTCGCTTTTTTCTCTGAGGGAACCACTTTTACGACATCAGGATTGACTGCAGCGTATGGCACAAATTCGGCCTGAGGGACCACATGCAAGAGATCCGGATTCAGGCAGAACACTCGATGCGCTGATCTGGACACATAGCTAATATTATTCGCCTTGCTCGCATCATCACGAGGATGACATAAGCCCTCGCCTTGCTGCTGACCACAACAAGATAACGAAAAGTTTTTCTGGCAATAACCAACCTGCCTCGCATCACACCCCTGATATGTCATCACCACTGTCTTACCCGCTGCGCGCAGTAACGGAAGATCAATACCATGAGATCCGAGTCGAGGCAAAAAGCTCTGTCCAAAATTAAAATGAAACACATCGTGACGAGATATTGATTTAAGTCCGAATAGGACCCGTTTAGTCAAACGGTTCCATCGATTCGTTTGCCCAAGATTCAGATCAATATCAACTGGATATCCCAACCACGATCGTTGTAATACTGCAAGCATACTCTGTGCACCGAGTGCTTTCTCTGCTGCAACAAGACCGCTCGGATGTCCGCCGACATCAGTAGGCGCGTGTAAAACCCGAATTCCATGCGAGCGTTCTTCATTCATAGCTATTCACGGTCTCTTGCAACGCCTTTGACAGAGAAGTAAACGAAATGTCAACAAGAGAGCAGAGACGCTTTACATCCGCTATTAGATCAAATGGCCGTGTCGCCTCAGCCAATTCAAAAATAGGCTCAATACCAAGGGCCTGGCCAATACCCATTCCTATTTCACGAATACTTACACCATTTGGACCACCGACATTAATGACATTATCTCTAATCGTTCCACTCAACATGCCACCAATCAACGCTTCTAATCCAATCAGCAGATCGTTAATATAGATCAGTGAGACAACAAGCCCCCCCTCATCTTCAATATTGGCTGGATGACGCTGCAAAGTGATCGCTTGCTGTTTTTTGATACGACCTGCCAAACCCGGAACCAGCATATTTTCTTGACCTGGGCCAAACGCGCCGAAAATTCGTATGGTCAGCGTCTGCATCTCACCAGCAATCGCACCCACGACATCTTCACCCATCACCTTACTAAGTGCATATGCATTGTCACGACGAAGTGGTGTCTGCTCATTCATGGCAGCAAAACTATCTGTATATACGTTACCTGTTGAAGCATAAACAAACAGGCGGGCACCCGACTTCTTCGCTGCAGCTGCTACTCGAGCCGCACCGACAACATTCACGCCAAATAGATTATCTGCCTGTTCTGGAAACGATCGGTAATGTGGGGATTGTGATAAATAGACAACCACCTCAGTTCCAGGTGCGATCACAATACCATCGTTACAAACATCAATCGGCAGGACACCCGTACGTTCGCAAGGATGAATATCGTATCCAATGACATCATGCCCCTGTTCTTTCAAGCGCTTCAGCAAGTGCCTTCCAATAAACCCACTGGCTCCAACAATTGCATACTTCATGAAGATCTCTTATCTAGGGTAGCTGACCTGCTTCAACATTGAGCTGCTTGTAGGCCCGGTGCAAACGTGCGGCAAAGTGCACTGGCGTATGGTGTTGTTCAATATACTTTCGCCCAGCTGCACCAAGCTGATGAACGCGCATTCTGTTATTGGCAAGATCCCGAAGGGTGTCTTCCAGCTGATCAGGATTCGCAGACAAGATGGGACAAGCTTCAGAATCGAGTAGATATCGCTCTGGATCTCGAATGTAACAAATAACAGGTTTCCCTAAGGCCATCCCCTCTTGAGCGGTATAACCATGAAAACCAATTAGACATTGATCAAAGAGAACGTCGGCCTGTTGATACAACTTCAACGCCTCTTCATTCGATAGGTTTTCAATAAGCTGTAACTCAATCAACACGCCCTCTTGCTGTAATCTTTCCACCGCCGACATCAGAAAGCGAGTTCCCTTATAGGCGCGGTTATTCGGAGCATGAACTACACACAACGCAGTAGTAGAGTCCGCGCTCGGTACGTGCGGCTTGTATTTATTACCACTTTCTACATCGAGTTCTACCGGCCAATAAAATATATCGTTAATACTGCCTGGCGTGTAGTGAATCATATCACCCATTGAAAACACAGCAGTTGTATTATTCCTTATTCGCTCTGCATATCTGTCACCTGTTTCCTTATTACAAATACAAAACGATCCTGGCTGGGGACACTCCATACAACAGTTATATTGCCCGAGCGATTCGGTGCGCTCACGAGAACGAACATCGCCTCCATATGCCCAACAGAATACTTCTTTCTTAATCTTTTTCAGGAGCTCAAGCTCATCCCAGTTAAACGTGAATGGCTCTGGCGATACAAGAATGCCACGATCACAGTAAAAGTGGAACCGATCAAATTTCCAGATCGCCCATAACAACACACCGTATGGACTAAGCCTCCCAATGATAGGCAAGCGCCTCCATTTGGCTAAGTCATAGGTAAACGCACCACGAATGTGATCATGTTCAAAAACCAGCGATCGTGCATCAATTCCCAGCAAGCACTCAGCCCGTGCATTAATACCCATATTCAACACTGGATGCCCGACCCAAAGACTGCGAAGAACTCGCTTCTTTTTGCGACGTGTTCGAAAACACCCCAAGGTTCGAATGACCATCATAAGCAAAACGTGAATGAGCTTTGTCATGATGTACTCAGACTAACGTGTTTGTGAGAGCCGTTACGGCAGAGCCACCCATCACACGAGCAATCTCATTATTGGAATGGTACCTTTGATACCAACGCTTACCAGCCTTACATAATTCCTGAGTATACTCTGGGTCCTGATAAAGACGTCTAAGATGATCAACTGCTTCTTCAGGTGTACTTGTATTCAGAATTGGCGGCAGCTCTGGAAAACACCATCTATGCCGATCCTCATCGAGCCTAAGCAGGACAGGACGCCCATGAAGTAGTGCTTTAGGGGTCAGACTGCCGAATGCCCCAAGGTAAAACTGATCTGCCACAACATCGGATGCCAAGATATATTCAATCATCCCATAATTGGGAACTGGCGCAATCCATTTCACTCGATCACTAATACCACACTCTTCAAGAAGCTCTTTGGTTGCATCAACTGTGAGGCCCCATTCAACAAAGATAGCCGACGCCTTTGGACAACATTCATGGACAAAGCGGGCGAATCCGCGAATGAGGATATCATTGCCCTTTTCCCAGCTTGGATGACGGGCTTCTTCCCAATGCTGGCGAGCAGGATGAAAAACAATAAAGTCTGTATCGAGCTCCTCACAAAGCGAGGCTCGCAACTGAGAAGCTGAGGCATCTACCTGCAAGTCTTCATTAATGGGGTGTGGAACAAAACGATACTTATCCAGCTTCAACTTATGAACTGCATCAATATTGTCACAGTTCGTAATAAGTGACATATCAGCACTTCGATAAGTCAAGGCACAGAGGCGACCTTGCTTCGTTTTCTCAAATGGAATACTACGAATTGTTCCGTGTTCAAATGCTAAATATGGACGCTTCTCACAAAGCAATGGAAGAATTCCGTCAGTGGCATAACCGATAACTACGTCGTAGTAAGCTAATACCTCAGACCACTTTTCTATTACTGAAGCGTAAGCAATAATATCATTACTGCTAATCCGACTTTCTTCCTCTGGAAACATTTCATCCTGAGCCTTCGCAAGCTTCTCTGCCAAGATATTGATCCTATGAATAATAGATGGCTTGGATTCTTGCTCTTCTGGAAATGAGAACCCCTCTGTTAGTTTAGATTCTGATGGAAACATAACAGGTGGCAAAGATTCTAACTTTGTTGAAACAGATTCAATAATCTGCCAAAACCGTCGCAGGGGCATAAACATCAAGACGATGAGCGACATAACCACCATAGGAATTCCTAGACAGATCTGTGTCACCCGTGACTGCAACCAATACCAGTCAAGCCACCGCATAACTCGCGACTTGGTGTTCTGGATAACTTTGTCACCACCACTCTTCTCCAGGGTGCGGAACATGCCATGTTGCACTTTAACAACTGTTGCTCGACCACTATCACTAGCCCTGTAGCAAATCTCTTTGACTAAGTTCCTTTTTCCAGAACTCACGAGAACGAAATACCGACCTGCATTTCGCATTCCATACTTCGTTTTTCTTATAACTTTCCTGAGCGTGTAAAGTGACAATCTTCCAGACTGCAACACCCACACTTTGGCTCGAAGTCGACGTTGATCATTTCGAAAGACCAATCTTGCTAATGCTCGGATAGGGCGAAATCGTCTTGTCTCTTCACTTGAACCAGAAACTTTTCCAGACCAATATCCAACAAGGTTCGCCCAGAGACTCTCTGCTTTCAGCGTATTACCAGCCTGCTTCGCCAGAAGATATTCCAAACAAGTCTGATGTGGCCCCTGAACAAACCATCT is a window from the Phycisphaerales bacterium genome containing:
- a CDS encoding NAD(P)-dependent oxidoreductase; this translates as MKYAIVGASGFIGRHLLKRLKEQGHDVIGYDIHPCERTGVLPIDVCNDGIVIAPGTEVVVYLSQSPHYRSFPEQADNLFGVNVVGAARVAAAAKKSGARLFVYASTGNVYTDSFAAMNEQTPLRRDNAYALSKVMGEDVVGAIAGEMQTLTIRIFGAFGPGQENMLVPGLAGRIKKQQAITLQRHPANIEDEGGLVVSLIYINDLLIGLEALIGGMLSGTIRDNVINVGGPNGVSIREIGMGIGQALGIEPIFELAEATRPFDLIADVKRLCSLVDISFTSLSKALQETVNSYE
- a CDS encoding glycosyltransferase, which gives rise to MTKLIHVLLMMVIRTLGCFRTRRKKKRVLRSLWVGHPVLNMGINARAECLLGIDARSLVFEHDHIRGAFTYDLAKWRRLPIIGRLSPYGVLLWAIWKFDRFHFYCDRGILVSPEPFTFNWDELELLKKIKKEVFCWAYGGDVRSRERTESLGQYNCCMECPQPGSFCICNKETGDRYAERIRNNTTAVFSMGDMIHYTPGSINDIFYWPVELDVESGNKYKPHVPSADSTTALCVVHAPNNRAYKGTRFLMSAVERLQQEGVLIELQLIENLSNEEALKLYQQADVLFDQCLIGFHGYTAQEGMALGKPVICYIRDPERYLLDSEACPILSANPDQLEDTLRDLANNRMRVHQLGAAGRKYIEQHHTPVHFAARLHRAYKQLNVEAGQLP
- a CDS encoding glycosyltransferase, which gives rise to MNEERSHGIRVLHAPTDVGGHPSGLVAAEKALGAQSMLAVLQRSWLGYPVDIDLNLGQTNRWNRLTKRVLFGLKSISRHDVFHFNFGQSFLPRLGSHGIDLPLLRAAGKTVVMTYQGCDARQVGYCQKNFSLSCCGQQQGEGLCHPRDDASKANNISYVSRSAHRVFCLNPDLLHVVPQAEFVPYAAVNPDVVKVVPSEKKAKLKILHAPTNRAVKGTKVIEEAASALEGEFDLEWLFIEGIPHQQAMELYKQADLVIDQLRVGWYGAFAVEMMAMGKPVMCYIRQEDLEYIPEQMRNELPLIQVNPENLLATLRANLRDVEGLRKAGQESRRFVEKWHDPKKIAAAMLRVYSDPSQTFWECWNQVSESELR